Proteins encoded together in one Carya illinoinensis cultivar Pawnee chromosome 3, C.illinoinensisPawnee_v1, whole genome shotgun sequence window:
- the LOC122304709 gene encoding pyruvate kinase-like → MSFVNDSSSVRHLKNYLSTKSSASTKVVAKMESLESLGKLEVIIEASDGIMAARDDLGVEIPLEHIPILQEEIVHLCGQLNKPVIVACQLLGSMVEYSTPTHAEVADVSKVVKQNANALMLFCESTIGLYGQKALHVLQMTSSRMESWGRVVIGVIKGSIDVGYLLKYKVGDNGKFTIITFEKYLSIALDTPRVVGVYLEIKNPMKYVVSIGPWKHVKDNYLQTPTNLVAQVLINGGVFVEHGGAAKTRKFVFDPNGGGGTFDINFFTIKNGVFGSFAPNDETHLKGEESYYKKIIMGPIKKTREDAKLEKSQIDEILIIG, encoded by the exons ATGTCGTTTGTAAATGATTCTAGTTCTGTTAGACATCTTAAGAACTACCTCTCCACCAAATCATCTGCATCCACAAAGGTAGTGGCAAAGATGGAAAGCTTGGAGTCTCTAGGGAAATTGGAAGTAATAATAGAGGCCTCAGATGGAATCATGGCGGCTCGGGATGACCTTGGAGTTGAGATTCCACTTGAACATATTCCCATTTTGCAAGAAGAAATAGTTCATCTTTGCGGGCAACTAAACAAGCCAGTAATTGTAGCTTGTCAACTTCTCGGATCCATGGTTGAATATTCCACCCCAACACACGCTGAGGTTGCAGATGTTTCTAAAGTAGTAAAGCAGAATGCTAATGCACTGATGTTGTTTTGTGAGTCAACTATTGGTTTATATGGACAGAAGGCTCTTCATGTCCTGCAGATGACCAGTAGTCGAATGGAATCCTGGGGTCGT GTGGTTATTGGTGTCATTAAGGGTTCAATTGATGTTGGATATCTACTTAAATATAAGGTTGGGGACAATGGAAAATTTACCATTATTACTTTTGAAAAGTACCTTTCGATTGCACTAGATACTCCCAGAGTTGTTGGAGTATATCTAGAGATTAAGAATCCAAT GAAATATGTGGTGAGCATTGGACCTTGGAAGCATGTTAAAGATAATTATCTGCAAACACCTACTAATCTTGTTGCTCAAGTACTCATCAATGGTGGGGTTTTTGTGGAACATGGTGGGGCAGCTAAGACTAGGAAATTCGTTTTTGACCCTAATGGTGGGGGTGGGACTTTTGATATCAATTTCTTTACAATTAAAAATGGTGTTTTTGGGTCTTTTGCCCCTAATGACGAAACTCATCTCAAAGGTGAGGaatcttattataaaaagatCATCATGGGACCTATCAAGAAGACTAGGGAAGATGCCAAACTGGAGAAGAGCCAAATTGAtgaaattttgattattggttga
- the LOC122304073 gene encoding PLASMODESMATA CALLOSE-BINDING PROTEIN 5-like, with product MPLHLPLNHSNDHISISTVNPPQSPIGCTSLFLFVAQNPSLSLSWKMAKTLGFSSLLLFLTLLDVPHSRASIPQKRTVSRAQNGVVGTELWCVAKNNAEDAALQASLDWACGPGAADCGPIRQGGSCYDPNDIQATASFAFNDYYLRHGLTDDSCFFDNTAALTSLNPSHDKCKFPSSLSVNNGGLSSPTTTVGMGPSEHMSGCTQIGQHWFWPVITCHMFILITWVVSQW from the exons ATGCCGCTTCACCTTCCCCTTAATCACAGTAACGATCACATTTCCATTTCTACCGTTAACCCCCCCCAATCCCCGATCGGCTGCACTTCGCTATTTCTCTTCGTAGCCCAAAAtccttcactctctctctcttggaaAATGGCAAAAACCCTTGGCTTCTCTTCTCTCCTGCTTTTTTTGACCCTCCTCGACGTTCCGCACTCTCGTGCGTCGATCCCGCAGAAGAGAACCGTTTCAAGGGCCCAGAACGGTGTTGTGGGCACGGAGCTGTGGTGCGTGGCGAAGAACAACGCGGAGGACGCCGCTTTGCAGGCATCTCTGGACTGGGCCTGCGGGCCCGGTGCCGCCGACTGCGGTCCTATCCGGCAAGGCGGTTCCTGCTACGACCCGAATGACATCCAGGCTACGGCTTCTTTTGCCTTCAATGACTACTACTTGAGGCACGGCTTGACTGACGACAGTTGTTTCTTTGATAACACTGCCGCCCTCACTTCTTTGAACCCTA GTCATGATAAATGCAAATTCCCATCCAG CTTGTCGGTGAACAATGGAGGCCTTTCCAGTCCCACAACAACAGTTGGAATGGGGCCAAGTGAACATATGAGCGGCTGCACTCAGATTGGTCAACACTGGTTTTGGCCTGTTATTACCTGTCATATGTTCATTTTGATTACATGGGTTGTTTCACAATGGTAA
- the LOC122305587 gene encoding E3 ubiquitin-protein ligase ATL41-like, with protein sequence MPSSSSKRFLEESDDDENGPWPHLNLSPHRKVSNDFNSKIMLVAIVSLSVVILLVIALHIYARCVLRRQARRRAAIRQLGLTVAHARSSQQPKPGLDATVIASLPVFVFKQRDDRDHHHDQDDESATECAVCLSRLANEEMARLLPNCKHIFHAECIDKWLGSHSTCPICRTEAQPLVQPVSREGPAGLAGGITAPTDPRLGSLQNPGVSYMEEGTSDGCSQSTEKASGSTSRLNSFKRILSRERSSRIIHSCSGEDDAIEDLERQ encoded by the coding sequence ATGCCTTCCTCCTCCTCTAAGCGGTTTCTCGAagaaagtgatgatgatgaaaaCGGACCATGGCCACACCTTAATTTATCCCCTCATAGAAAAGTAAGTAACGATTTCAATAGCAAGATCATGCTCGTGGCCATCGTTTCATTATCGGTGGTGATCTTGTTGGTTATTGCCTTGCACATATATGCGAGGTGTGTGCTACGCCGCCAGGCACGTCGCCGAGCAGCCATCCGTCAACTGGGGTTAACCGTCGCTCATGCCCGCTCCAGCCAGCAACCCAAGCCCGGACTCGATGCAACTGTCATCGCTTCGTTGCCCGTGTTTGTTTTCAAGCAAAGGGATGACAGAGATCATCATCATGACCAGGATGATGAGTCGGCGACGGAGTGCGCGGTGTGTTTAAGCAGGTTAGCGAATGAGGAAATGGCTAGGTTGCTACCAAACTGCAAGCACATTTTCCATGCGGAATGCATAGATAAGTGGTTGGGTTCACACTCGACGTGTCCCATTTGTCGAACCGAGGCCCAGCCCCTGGTTCAGCCCGTGTCTCGCGAGGGTCCGGCAGGTCTAGCCGGAGGCATTACCGCACCCACGGATCCACGTTTGGGCAGTCTGCAGAATCCTGGAGTTTCATACATGGAAGAAGGAACATCTGATGGTTGCAGCCAATCAACAGAAAAGGCTAGCGGTTCAACCTCACGATTAAACTCATTCAAAAGGATTCTTAGTAGGGAAAGATCGTCCAGAATAATTCATTCTTGCAGCGGTGAAGACGACGCCATAGAAGATTTAGAGAGACAGTAA